TGCCATTTTGCAGTAAAGCTCTAATTTCTTCATCCATATCAGCTCTCCACTTTGGATTTTACAAGCCTCAGAATAACATGTGGGAACTGTTCTGTCTTCACACACTGTTTGTACCTGAAAACTAAACACTTTAGGCTTAAAAGTGACTTTATTTTCTCTTGTGGTCATGGGATGTTCGTTAACAATCGGAGAAGCATTAGAAGAAGAAGCAGATGATAAGGAATCAGTCATGGCAGGCACAGATAAATCAACTTCATTTGAAATTGCAGCTGAAGTAACTGATGATGGAAGAATATCCAATGCAGAGGTACCAGTAGCATTCATAAACAGTTGTGCACAAGGAAACTCATTGTCTGAAAATGTAACATCCCTTGAGATAATAATCTTATTAGTAATAAGATTAAGACATTTGTATCCTTTGTGCATATGGATATATCCCAAGAATATACATTTGACTGATCTAGGTTCAAGTTTATGAGCATTAAAGGGTCTTAGACAAGGATAACATGCACATCCAAAGGTATGAAGAAAATTGTAGTCAGGTTTGTGATTAAACAGACGCTCAAGAGATGAAAGTTTCTGTAATATGGGTGTTGGAAGTCTATTGATCAAAAAAATTGCAGTTTCAAATGCATAATTTTAATATGAGATTGGGTAAAAAGAGGAGACCCAGTTTCTACAATGTGTCTATGTTTTCTCTCAGTTGTAccattttgagcatgtgcatgaGGACAAGATACTCTATGTCCTATTTCACAGTTGTCCAAGAATGTAGATATATTTCTATAACCTCCCCAGTCAGATTGAATGAATTTGATCTTTTTACTTAACAAGTTTTCAACATGTGATTTGAACTTAATGAAGGTATTAACAACTTCTGATTTGTAAGCTATAGGATATATCCAAGTGAATCTGCTATAagaatcaataaagaaaacataGTACTTATATCCATGACTGAGCAAATGGGAGAAACCCATACATCTGTGTGAATTAAGTCTAATTGACCATACACATTATTAGTACTAGAAGAATAAGGTAAAGCATGACTCTTAGCTGTTTGACAAGCAGTATATTCTTGAGATGATAAATGCTTATCTATGACGGCATCCACTGAAGAAAGAACATGCTTCAAGGTCTTGTAAGCAGGATGACCTAACTTATTGTGCCAACTTGTTGAAGTAGAAAGTAATGCATGTTTTGATTGACCATCTGTGAACTCCAAATGATATAAGTCATCTTTAACAAGACCACTGAGAAGTACCTTGTGAGTAACTACATCCTTCACATAGAAGATATCGTGATGAAATTAAAAGAAGCAGTTATTTTCCTTGGTAAATTGATGCACAAAAATAAGATTTCTAGTAATAGATGGCGCATGAAGCACATTGGAAagtgtaaatgtgacattatcaTTCTGAAAAGTAGAAGAACCAACATGAGTAATATGCAAACCTGAACCATTTCCAACTTTAACTTGATCATGCCCTTGATATTCAGAGTGAAGATTCATATTGGAAAGATCAGATGTAATGTGATGAGTATCTCCTGAGTCAGGTACCCATGAAGAGCTGGTGGATGCACTGTGATCATTGTAAACTGCATAAGCCTCAGGCTCTGGACACCAGAACTCCTCTGAATTATCTCCACAGTACTCATAACTGGTGTTGTAAGCTTGAACCATTGGATTATCATGATATCTATATTTTCATACTGGTGCCAAGTGACCAATCTTCTTACAAAGTTgacaaggaggaggagaattgtTGTTGTATCTTCCAGATGAATTGGGTGGGAAAAAGTTATTATGTCTTCCACCATAATCAAATCTTTGATTTCTACCTCCATGGTCAAAACTTCCTCCATCGTCAAATCTACCATCACGAAAACCTTATCTGAAGTTTCAAACAGATCTGTTACCTTGATATCGATTAGATCGACTAAAGGAACCTCTATAAGAATTATTCCATGAAGTTGAGTTAGGAGGTGGATAATAGGAAGAATTGGTGTAGTCTTGATAATAAGAAGTAGGTGGATGTGTGAAATTGGAGTAGTAAGGATCAAATGCTGAATAAGGAGTTTGATAAGGAGATTGTTGAGTGGATACATTTGCAGATGTCATTGTAAGATCTACATTGGACTCAGAATTCACACGAGCTTCTTCAGAAATTAATAATCCTACTAACTCAGCGGAAGTGATTAGGTTTTCAGTTTGCGATTGTTGTGTAGTAATAGAGGTTTTGAAAGCATTGAATTCTGGTGGTAAACCTTGTAGAATATGAAAAACTAGATCCTCATCAGAAATTTCTCTTCCAATTTGTGCTAATTGATGCGAGATAGAACGTGCTTTGTTGAAGTAAGCAAGCACAGAATCACTACTTTTCTTTAGATGAGCTAAATCAGTTTTTAGTTGCATCAATCTAGACTTCGTAGATGAATTGAAATTATGTTCTAAACGAGTCCAGATTTCATGAGAAAAGGTGCAATCGATTACCTGTGAGTGAGATTCTTCAGTGCAAGCACTAAACAACCAGGATAGAATAGCTTGATCTTGATTTACCCAGTAATCGTAGTCAGGATTGCGTATAAAATCCTTTTCTGGATCAGGATCTACAAAATTTGGAGTTTCAAGTAGTGCTTCACCAGCAGTAGATGTTTTACGAAAGTATTGCACAGGACATTGAAAAGAATCTGAAAAGATTGTAACTACGAAGAATAGGTACAATCTGAGATTTCCACGGTGTATATTTTGTCGATGTTAATTTTGAAGGTGGTTTAAATGTAAGAGATATGTGTTTGTTTATGTCAGCCATTGTTTGAACTGTAAAATTGAAGTAGgtattgaattagggtttgaacaggTATCCGATACCATGTGAAGAGATGAATGTCTCTAGACAATTCTCTCTGAATATTTCATTGATTTGTTTTCTCAGATATTTTCATTACAGACACAGAAAGAGAGAGGAGAAGTATTGAAAGACAGTGATTGACCAGCACATTGACCAACACCACTCAAGACAGTTGTTAACCGGTCACCTACCTGAACAACTAACACCTGCCGGTTACATTACATATACCTGAACAACTAACACCTGCCGGTTACATTGCATACACTCTGAAGCACACACTGAATTCGCACACTTAAACTCATTCTCTAACATAGACCATATTGATCCAGATTTTGCATACGAAATTAGATGACTATATCCATCATATAAAATCATTTGATCGGTTTAAACGGGATTATTTTAAAGTTTCGCCAAAACCGATCCATGATCAGCAGTTTTCAGAAAAACGAATCAATCCAAACCATTTGATAAATGGTTTAAGCTTAAACGGTTTGCTTCGGTCAGTTTCGGTCTCTGGTTTGGTTGTTTTGTGAAGCACTGGATCAGAAAAAAATGCATGCATAATAACATCGGTGCAATTATTTCCGTAAATATTATTGGGAAATTTTGTCAAAAAGAATCAAATAATATAAACAATCTCTCCTTTATCTCTCTTTAAACCTAATCAACACTCTCCAAAGACACTACACCATACATCGTAAATACAGAATGCTCATCATTTATACTGTTCAAGATTCTAAATAAGTCCAGCGTTCGGATTGTAGGTCTGAATAGGCACTCCTGAGCCATAAGGGTGAAGGCCTACCCCATATGACGGGCCAAAAGGATTTGAAGGCTGATGATGCTGCTGGCCCATCATCAtcatttgttgttgctgctgttgctgttgttgccaCATGAATGACTGTTGGTGTTGGGCCATTGCTGCCATCTGTACCGAAGCAGGTGCAGCCACCATGTTAGAGGCAAGAAAGGGGTCGTGTGCTACCTGTGGTTGCATAAAGGAACCTGTCATAGGTGCTTGTTGTTCCCATGGATTGTAGCTTGTAGTTTGGGTGTTTCGCCGCATTGCATCGTCATACAGACTGTCCAATGTGAGCAAGTCTAGTCCACCCGCCTTTTAAACAGCAAAGTAAAACATGGATATTAGAGACGGCCTAATTAAAATTCTTGAGCAAATCAGAGTTAAGAAAATGGAGATAACACAAAAATGTAAAATCGATCATGGCACAAGGTTGCAAATTAAAGGTTTCATAGTTTACATTAGTTCAACAATTTAACAAAGATCAGATTTGATgtatattatataaacaaataataaGAGTTACCAGCTTGCTGGTGACAGCAGCACTTTCATTTGAACTTGGGGCAGTGACAAGTGCCAACTCCCAGCCTGTAGTTGCATTAGCAAAATTTGAAGCAGCAGGAGCTGAGGCATCAGCTACAACATTAAAAAATTGTGAGTTTTGTTAATTCATACACTTTATACATGATCTGAATTAAAAGACCAGAGACGAGAACTTTGATTTTGTCGAAATTTTAGATTAGCCAAGTTGACTGAGTCGTTCTGCTTTTCCTAAGGAGTTTAATCTTTTTACACTAGTCATCGAAGCAAATACTCAAGTCTTTTAGCCCCAGGTATAAACTAACAATAGGATACATAAACCCGTTTGTGAACTATAATTATTTCAACATTGTCATGCAACACCTACCAACAGGAACAATGGCAAGAGCCATCGCATTTCTGTCATCCAACTCTGATGCATCTGGATTCATATCGTTCAAACCCTGAAAAACATGTTACCAAGTTTAATTCAGTACAAGAGGCTTCAACATTTAACGAAGATTAAAATATTTGGTTTGGTCTTTTCAAGACAATCTTCAATAACAACTGCTATAGCAACCCTGCCGTCATCTTTGCCTCGTTTTAAATTTAATGGTCAAGAAACACCAAACAACGGTTATCAATACTAGGGCTAAATACAGGAGCAATTTTTTGGGTTTGGAtgttttttttagaaaatttgcTTAGTCTACTGAGGTTAAAGCTTTCCATAATGTCATATAAGAATACGAATTTTCCGAAAGTGAAAAATGAATTGAGAAATCACCAATAGATCCGGTGGTTCTGAAACAGGGGCTTCCACTTTAATTGGTTCTTGGGGAGGGGAAGGGGGAGATGCTGCAGGTTCAACCTCCACTTCTTCGGTTTTCTTATACTCTATGGCTAATATCTCTTTCGGGGCAGCAATTTTCTCACCGACCACCTGGTTAATCAtgtaaatgataaaaaaaaagtatataagaTGATTGCACCAATTCCACTGGAGTATAAGCTTCAGCACTTTAGATTCCAGAAATTATCATAGGCCAATAGCTAATAAGTTGTGTCAGCACTGAAAAATACATGTGTTGATCGTGAACATTTCCAACCACTATGGTTTCTGTAGTCTAAGCGTGAACCATCTAAACATGCCTGCTATACCGTACTCATAACTACCCACCTGCAGACAAAACCAAATTCAATACCTTGGAAACTGATGAAGCTCGTGGAGCTTCTTTCACATAATCCTCCATGGCAGTTAAGAATGACTGTGGGGGCTGAAAATTTAGAAGGAAAAAACCTTAAGATAGATTTGAGAAACAAACACCAACGAAAACCTTCACCGCCTCCAATATAAATCACAAGCGTTCAGAGAGACATAGATAGAAGAAGCTAGAACCTGctcaatcttaataaatctttcccCACGCCCAAGATCAAGGCTTTTACAGATTTCATAAAATTCTGACAGTCTCCCGCCCTGGAAGTTAAATGATGAATTAGCAAAGCGTCAAGGAGAACCCGTCATACAGATAAAATGATAAATAGTCAGCGAGATATATTTCGACTCCTTGCAATTtcattctttccaaaaatgaactGATAAGTACAGTAAGGGGCAAAAGTACATGAGATACATACCTGTAGTCCCGCCCGCCTATAAATGTCAAGTGCGCGAACAGCATCGTGTCTTCGCATTTCAAAGAACTGCAAAATCCCATATGCATGGATATAATGTAAGTCTATGACATGGTGACACCTCAAAAAACTAATCGTATTTCTGTTAAGATAATGGGCGTACCTTGTCAACCAAATTAACTGTACCATCGCTGATAGCATTATAGATTTTAATGCTTTCCCCAGCGAcctgtttgaaaataaaaaagttAAACACGATGTAACAACGTTGTTCATATTGTTTTTGGGCTAGAAACAACTAACAGTTACACATTTCACATACCATTGAAAGTGCCAACTGGATCACGAAGTTGTAAACTGCTGCTCCTTGTGGCTACAAGAAGTTCAAATGTCAGAAATGAAGCATCAAATATATAAATGTTTAGCCTGGTAGGAACCACAAACTAAGCATACTAACTTGGGTACGCTGTATATCTCCATTcagaacagaaaagaaaaaaggaaaagctTTACCTGGCAACCAAGAACTCGGAAAAGGAGCTGTTGTAAAGCTGGCAAGTGCTCAAGCAAATCCATTGTATCCAAATCCCTAGTTCTCTGCAGACGACAACCAAAAGTTACATACACTTTTGGTGTCCAAAATGACGCAGCAATAACAACAGAGAAGTATTGGACTGGAGACTATATTGCATCGATAACTTACTGGGGGATCGGTTTCAACGTCATACTTCAAGACACGGAAACATTCAAGCCTCTCCTCCAGATACAATGCATAGGTGCGAACCCACGCAGAATAATCCCAAGCTAAAAACGAAATCAAAATGTTAGATAAGCTTTTTGGCTTTTCAAAATCAGGAAATTCCAGAAGAGAGAATACCATTTGGACTTGAATCATCCTTAAAATGTGCCATGTTGAGCATATGACTCCTGCTTCTTCCATAGTTGATGAGTTCTTCACGAAATGAGGGGTCCACTTCCCTCAAAGCACGGTGTATAACAATTAAGGTTTTCATTGCAACCTAAACTTCAAACAACACGGAGTTAGAATAAACCCAACTTCCCGGCACTAATCATTCAACGAGGAATAAAacacggaaaaaaaaaagagttgccGAAGACTACAGAATATAGGGCATTTAGATACTGGGGAAAGAATTTCTCCTTGAGAAAATTATATGTAAAAGAAATCTTACTTCTTGCCTCTTAAGGAAGTGAAAACTAAGATAGGTAGTGAGTATTGTATATGATGGAAATGTGAGTATTGGAGCAATTAAAATTGGAGCAACTCATTGCTTTGAATTTATAGTTGACACATACCGCCCAATTATGTGTCTTTGCAAGACGCCTGGATAGAGCATGGATGCAGTATGCAACATCAGCACGTGGTCTTGTAGCTGAAACCGCAGCAAATATAGCTGGAACACCATAAAAAACACAAGAAGAAGGTGAGTTTCCTTATTCCATTGAGAATGCAATAGCAGGTCGAAGATGAAAGAGTACTGATCACACCAAAAACACAAATGAGAACCATGAGTTGCAGTCACCTCGTATATGTTTTTCCTTGGCTGGCCGTTCTACATGGTTTGTAGCTCTAACTATGGCAATATCCAATTCCTGAAAAAATAGTATAAGAAACAACGAAACCTGCAATAACCAATGTGTGactaaaatcaaacaaaatgTCACACCTTGTAATCACTATTAACTTTAGCTAATCCAACAGTGGTGGAGTCCTTAATCGCTCCCAATGCTTTCCTCAAGCTCTTCTGTGTACCGCCCCCTCCCGACATtatttctcccaatttagcagCCCTCtgcatcatcaaaaaaaaaaagtatttaattTCAAAATTATAAATATTACAACCCAACCCAATAAAGCCTTAAAATTCTCCACTCATTAAGAAATGATTAATAAGTGAACACTTCCTTACACTCTACTCTTAATAACACACATAGTAATtgctttaaaattctaaaaaaaaaaatccgatcataatcataatcatcaaAAACATTGAATTGTACATGCAAATGAATCCAAATGATCAAaatgtccagatttgaacatgaCCCCGCCACCGACAATGCAAAAAACACTGTCTCAATTAACAAAGCTTTATGAAATCTCTTCAGCAAAAAGTAacactaattaaaaaaaaaaaaactcagaaaAAATTCATATACAACAGAAACACAATCACACATACTAAGTGAACTCATCATAATATCATTATTTAAGATCTATTACAACCAAATCATAACAAAACTAAAACCTTACTATTCCAATTTTCAGCTCAAAATTTCTTACAAATTCAACAAATGAAAAATCTAACCAACACAGAAAAAATAAGagatcatcatcagcagcagcagcagaatataaATAGATATTCACCTGATGACAATACTAAGGAATCTCTCTGTTTCTCTCTGGCTCAGCTCTGGAAGGAGGGAGAGAAacagcgaagaagaagaagaaaacagaagtTATTAATTAGTTGACTCGTCGGCGTCGTAAAGACATACATATAATACTGCTTTTCTACTTCTACTAACTACTGGCGTCCGTCTTAACCCAACCATGATTAACAAAACTAACTCATTTTTGTAATAATATTATTACCTAAATCTTAGCCGACAATTAAGAGTAATACTAGGATCATTATTGATTAATGTCTGTATCTAACGGTAGCAAATTCGTTAGTATATTTTTAATTAAAGTACATATGGTACGGGAGTGTGTTAActaatttatttgtttatttaacGTAAAAAGAGAATAAAGCTAGAGGGAGGAGTTGTGTGGTGTGGTACGGTGTACTGGTCGTCAGTAACTTCAAAAGGTAAGGCGGTCCACAACCAGCCTTAATGTAACTACCGTTTGT
This DNA window, taken from Papaver somniferum cultivar HN1 chromosome 3, ASM357369v1, whole genome shotgun sequence, encodes the following:
- the LOC113355864 gene encoding putative clathrin assembly protein At5g35200, whose amino-acid sequence is MSGGGGTQKSLRKALGAIKDSTTVGLAKVNSDYKELDIAIVRATNHVERPAKEKHIRAIFAAVSATRPRADVAYCIHALSRRLAKTHNWAVAMKTLIVIHRALREVDPSFREELINYGRSRSHMLNMAHFKDDSSPNAWDYSAWVRTYALYLEERLECFRVLKYDVETDPPRTRDLDTMDLLEHLPALQQLLFRVLGCQPQGAAVYNFVIQLALSMVAGESIKIYNAISDGTVNLVDKFFEMRRHDAVRALDIYRRAGLQGGRLSEFYEICKSLDLGRGERFIKIEQPPQSFLTAMEDYVKEAPRASSVSKVVGEKIAAPKEILAIEYKKTEEVEVEPAASPPSPPQEPIKVEAPVSEPPDLLGLNDMNPDASELDDRNAMALAIVPVADASAPAASNFANATTGWELALVTAPSSNESAAVTSKLAGGLDLLTLDSLYDDAMRRNTQTTSYNPWEQQAPMTGSFMQPQVAHDPFLASNMVAAPASVQMAAMAQHQQSFMWQQQQQQQQQMMMMGQQHHQPSNPFGPSYGVGLHPYGSGVPIQTYNPNAGLI